TATATCGGATGTGAAAGCCGATACGGATCACACAAGCTTCCTCACTGGAACACTAAGTCTCAAAGAAGAGAACGAGGTGAATGGATCCTTCTTCCGCTTGCATTATTATTATCCTCGTTATCCGGATCTGAAGAGTTGTTGTGATTGGTTACTTAGGTTCATCTGCTACGTTTATCATCTGGTGGATCTGAGCTGGTATGCGAGGGTTTGTTTTCGCATCCCAATGAGATTTGGGACCTTGCTTCTTCCCCTTTCGATCAACGCATCTTCTCTACTGTCTTCTCCACTGGtagtagttaaaaaaaattaagacttTTAGCATACTCtgtttttggattttgttaAGCTGGGCTGTGAAAGGAACTGTCTTTACATTTTAGACTATGCACTTGCAGTTGAAAGTATGTTACTTTTTAAAGGACCCTTTGTCAATTATGGAACTATGATTTATCCCGACAGCCAAATATGGCAAATGTCAGAGACTTATATAATGTTGTTTCCATTTTAAAGGCGAGTCATTTGGAGCAGCGATATGGCAGATTCCTGAGCCGTATGGTCAGTCGAATTCCTCAACTCTGGACTGTGTTGCCTCTCTTGATGCACATGTTGGTAAGATTAATTGGTGAGTTCATGGTTTTATCTACTGACTGAGTGTGCTTATAAGTTGCGAAGGTCCAAAGGTTCTAGAGCATGTTACTTTCTTATCCACATTTTCATGAGCAATTCTGTTTTCCCTCTTTCGTGGAAACAGCGTTCTTTGGTGTCCCTCTGGAAAATCGGACAAGTTAATCAGCATGGATGAGCAGAATCTTGTGTTGTGGAGCTTAGACTCTTCCAAGAAGAGTGCTGAGGTGGTATCTAAGGAGTCGGCTGGTATGCGACATTCTTTATCTGGTGGAGCATGGAATCCACATGATGTGAATTCTGTGGCAGCGACTTCTGAATCATCTATCCAGTTCTGGGACTTGCGTACTATGAAGTATGTCACCATTTTACCTTGTATATAGCTAGCGGCTTCACATAATCAATATTATGTCATTTTTGGTTCGTGGGTTTGATTTGTTTCATATATACAGGAATGTTAATTCAATTGAACGTGCTCATGTACGTAATGTAGATTACAACACCAAGAGAGAACATATACTTGTAAGACTTCGCTCTATATATAGGctgcacatatataaaaaaacgtTATCCGTTCTTTGTATTTATGTGTTAAGAGCGTCTATTGTGTAGGTCAGTGCAGATGATGAATCTGGCATACATATCTGGGATCTTCGGAAAGCTAAGGTTCCTGTCCAAGAGCTCCCTGGTCATACACACTGGTGACTTTTAGCTCTATGCTCATTTGTGGATTCTTTTTTCCTTCCTTGATTCTGGTTCACCTAATGCATTGGACCTGGAAGTTATCTCTCTTGTGACCGTTATTCTGACCATCTTTACAGGACATGGGCTGTCAGATGTAACCCTGAGTATGAAGAGCTAATTCTGGTACTCGTTTTCTCATACCTTACCTCCTTAGCACAATTGGAATGATCTGTATTGTTACTGTTCCTGTCGGTATAACTGCTTCAAGCTGAAATGTTCTGTGGACTAATTAGGATGATGCTTTTTACCTGTTGAGCATTACAAGTTGATGATTTAGGGACAATTATGTATATACTTCTAGTTTTTCTTAGTTTCTGATTTAATTTAACCAAACAACAGAGCGTTGGAACAGACTCAGCTGTCAACTTGTGGTTTGCTTCGGCATCTAGTGAGAAACAAGCCTCAGAAAGGTAGAGTTCTCTTTATCATCACACACCCAAGTCATTTGCAGTTTTCCTACTTTTATTTTAACGCCCATCTTGTGCAGGTCTGCGGAAGCATCGCGTCAGCGTGTGAACCCGTTGCTAAATTCTTATACAGACTACGAAGACAGTGTGTATGGTAAATGCTCTTGGACTAAACTGAGTTCACAGTTCCAACACTCCCATTGAAAATGCATAAAAACTACTAACATAATTGCTGTCACAGGCCTCGCTTGGAGCTTTCGCGAGCCTTGGATTTTTGCATCATTGTCATACGACGGCAGGGTAATTAACTATTCTCCTAAGAATCTAAACAACTATGGAGAATTAAATATGAACCACTCACTGTCTGCTAATATATTTTCGGTGTAATGCTTTTCTTAGGTTGTGATCGAATCCGTCAAGCCTTTCTTGCCGAGAAGATAGGCACCTGCACCAGATCGAAGACCTGCATTATCATGTTTTAAAActctaaaaacaaattttgaatgtttttgagAAGCTGCAGAACAAAACCATTATTGTAACCTGTTCGTCTCTTGTCATCCCTGTGTAGCAAGCTGAGAGATTTGCTATAATTCagatttattatataaaattctcTTTATCATAATGATACATATGCTCCAGCTACATCTCTGACCAAGCCCCTGATTCTGGATATTACTAAAGTATggtttgaaaacaaaaatggcTCTTTCCTAATAAGGATCCCGACAGAAACAAAGGACGCTCTATCGCGGTTCTATGTACATGAGACATTTGATGCGAAATGCTTACAACAAAGGCTTTTAACCCCCAAAGGTTGGAAAAATTCACTGTGAAGTGTCCAAGCAGACGAGAGAGATTCAGTTGTAATGATGATGTCAATCTCATTGATGAATGTATAACTAATCCGATAGCATTTCTTCAAGCTCTGGCTCATCAGAGGTAGATGATGGATCATCGTAGTCTAAACTAGTCCCATTGTACAATCCTCTGTCTTGAAGATCACTCTGTTCTTCCTCATAGTCTGGTTCCGACCAATCTGGCTCATCCTCTTCGGTTTGACCATCGTTTGGTACTACTGTTACTGCTGTTGCGTCTTTATTTGTCGACTTGTTTTTCTTTCCAAGCTTTCTAGATTCTATCTGCGCCTTTGCCTTGGCCTCTGCATCTTCGCATATGCATGTGGATGGGTTCTCGTGAAACTCACCTCTTCCAGCTCTTACTTCCTTTGGCTCTCCCATAAACCCTCTTTGAAACGAACGGACTCTGGACGTGAACTCCTCCCAAGTCGTGTTCTCTTTGTTCAGGAACAACCTGTAAAGCTTCTTTGCATTCGGCCTAACCGTAGGTTTATGTCCAAAGTATCTCCTGCAAAAAGTTCATATCTCCAAAACCTTAGCAGTTCCATCAAAGCAAAGACGAagaaaagatgatgatgaagatgtttTGAGTACCTCCTCCCAGCCAATATTTTTGCCATATTGCCATTGTTGTTGGTCACAAAAACGTCACTTTCATCACAAACAAGGAAGTCTAGCGCAGCCATTCTCGAGGAGTAGGAAGAAAAAGGTTCTAGCTCTTCCTTTGTAGCTATAGTGTCTTTCGAATAGAAGTGTGGAAAGAGTGC
The sequence above is drawn from the Raphanus sativus cultivar WK10039 chromosome 7, ASM80110v3, whole genome shotgun sequence genome and encodes:
- the LOC108817644 gene encoding WD repeat-containing protein DWA2 produces the protein MQGGSSGIGYGLKYQARCISDVKADTDHTSFLTGTLSLKEENEVHLLRLSSGGSELVCEGLFSHPNEIWDLASSPFDQRIFSTVFSTGESFGAAIWQIPEPYGQSNSSTLDCVASLDAHVGKINCVLWCPSGKSDKLISMDEQNLVLWSLDSSKKSAEVVSKESAGMRHSLSGGAWNPHDVNSVAATSESSIQFWDLRTMKNVNSIERAHVRNVDYNTKREHILVSADDESGIHIWDLRKAKVPVQELPGHTHWTWAVRCNPEYEELILSVGTDSAVNLWFASASSEKQASERSAEASRQRVNPLLNSYTDYEDSVYGLAWSFREPWIFASLSYDGRVVIESVKPFLPRR